A portion of the Edaphobacter bradus genome contains these proteins:
- the rplK gene encoding 50S ribosomal protein L11 — protein sequence MAPKKITGYVKLQIMAGKATPAPPVGPALGQAQVNIMEFCKQFNDRTKGADLAGLTIPVVISVYADRTFSFITKTPPAPVLLLKAAGIEKGSGTPNKEKKGKVTEKQILEIAKQKMPDMNAATVEAAAKTIRGTARSMGIDVVA from the coding sequence ATGGCACCGAAGAAGATCACTGGATACGTCAAACTTCAGATCATGGCAGGTAAGGCGACGCCCGCGCCTCCGGTCGGCCCCGCGCTGGGTCAGGCGCAGGTCAACATCATGGAGTTCTGCAAGCAGTTCAACGACCGCACCAAGGGCGCCGATCTGGCGGGCCTGACGATTCCGGTCGTCATCTCGGTTTACGCTGACCGCACCTTCTCCTTCATCACGAAGACGCCTCCGGCTCCCGTGCTGCTGCTCAAGGCCGCCGGCATCGAGAAGGGCTCGGGCACTCCGAACAAGGAGAAGAAGGGTAAGGTGACTGAGAAGCAGATCCTCGAGATCGCCAAGCAGAAGATGCCGGACATGAACGCAGCCACCGTGGAGGCAGCGGCCAAGACAATCCGTGGCACCGCCCGCTCGATGGGCATCGATGTTGTTGCCTAA